From a single Calothrix sp. NIES-2098 genomic region:
- a CDS encoding NAD-dependent epimerase/dehydratase, protein MAKILVEDLQHILIHTESLWEEINEKRIFITGGTGFFGCWLLESFTYIVEQLKLSAQAVVLTRNPDKFKQKCPHLFNHPALKFHQGHICNFTFPKGEFSHLIHAGTSNNASLYHDNQLGMFNDMIAGTIRTLEFAKISGVKKYLFTSSGAVYGKQPQTMSHIPETYQGAPDTCSISSSYGEGKRASELLCALYRQQYGLETKIARCFAFVGSYLPLNLHFAIGNFVRDAIEGKTIEIKGDGTPLRSYLYASDLMIWLWTILFKGKSCFPYNVGSDRAISIKELAKTVAEICSPVTEIHINKSPLEGQIPERYIPCVKRAYVDLELQQKIDLKMSIAKFVNSRPEINYE, encoded by the coding sequence ATGGCAAAAATATTAGTAGAGGACTTACAACATATTCTTATCCATACAGAATCATTATGGGAGGAAATAAATGAGAAGAGGATATTTATTACAGGAGGGACAGGTTTTTTTGGATGTTGGTTACTAGAGAGTTTTACTTATATAGTTGAGCAATTAAAATTGTCTGCTCAAGCAGTAGTTTTAACACGGAATCCCGATAAATTTAAACAAAAATGTCCTCATTTGTTTAATCACCCAGCTTTAAAATTTCATCAGGGTCATATTTGCAACTTTACCTTCCCAAAAGGAGAATTTTCTCACTTAATTCATGCAGGAACTTCCAATAACGCTAGTTTATATCACGATAATCAGTTAGGAATGTTCAATGATATGATAGCAGGGACAATAAGAACATTAGAATTTGCGAAAATATCAGGAGTAAAAAAATATTTATTTACTAGTTCTGGAGCAGTCTATGGTAAACAACCTCAGACAATGTCTCATATCCCTGAAACTTATCAAGGTGCTCCCGATACTTGTAGTATATCATCTAGTTATGGAGAAGGAAAAAGAGCTTCTGAATTACTTTGCGCATTGTATCGTCAACAATATGGTCTAGAAACTAAAATCGCCCGATGTTTTGCATTTGTTGGGTCATATTTACCTCTTAATCTTCATTTTGCTATTGGCAATTTTGTTCGAGATGCTATAGAAGGAAAAACTATCGAAATTAAAGGAGATGGAACACCTTTAAGATCGTATTTATATGCTTCAGATTTGATGATTTGGTTATGGACGATTTTATTTAAAGGAAAAAGTTGTTTTCCTTATAATGTTGGTTCAGATCGGGCAATATCTATTAAAGAATTAGCTAAAACAGTAGCGGAAATATGCTCGCCAGTAACAGAGATTCATATAAATAAATCTCCGTTAGAAGGTCAAATTCCTGAAAGATATATACCTTGTGTTAAAAGAGCTTATGTAGACCTTGAACTACAGCAGAAAATTGACTTGAAAATGTCGATAGCAAAATTTGTTAATTCACGTCCGGAGATAAATTATGAGTGA
- a CDS encoding Sialic acid synthase produces the protein MSDIDNRLLFILEMANNHSGSLEHGLEIIRQFAKIKENFTDRFQFGFKLQYRDLDTFIHPNFQNRFDLKYIKRFSETRLTEAEFILLVEEIEKLGFIKICTPFDENSVKKIEAHNFDIIKIASCSLTDWPLLERIAQTNKPIIASTAGVELEEIDKVVSFFLHREKNISLMHCVGEYPTREENLQLNQIELLKQRYPQIRIGYSTHENPDNTEAVKIAVAKGATIFEKHVGIVTQTLSLNNYSANATQVKKWLESAQVALNMCGVIGQRQNFSEIEKNSLFSLRRGVFAKYPIKKGEKVDLSNTFLAIPTTENQITANDMSKYTYFYAEEDLPINQAILSVNTKRVEIREQIYEIIQKVKKLLKKSRVVVPQQLEFEISHHYGIEKFHQFGCTLINYINREYCKKLIVVLPGQSHPEQYHKIKEETFIVQYGDVKITINGEERRCKAGDIVTIERGAKHTFSSENGTVLEEISSTHYQEDSYYTDPNIADKKDRKTQLTYWIN, from the coding sequence ATGAGTGATATCGATAATAGACTGCTATTTATATTAGAAATGGCTAATAATCATAGTGGTTCTTTAGAGCATGGCTTAGAAATTATCCGCCAATTTGCCAAAATCAAAGAAAATTTTACCGACAGATTCCAATTTGGATTTAAACTTCAATACCGAGATTTAGATACATTTATTCATCCAAATTTTCAAAACAGATTTGATTTAAAATATATTAAGCGTTTTTCTGAAACAAGACTAACAGAAGCAGAATTTATATTGTTAGTAGAAGAAATAGAAAAATTAGGATTTATCAAAATTTGTACTCCCTTTGATGAAAATTCTGTTAAAAAAATAGAAGCTCATAATTTTGACATAATTAAAATAGCTAGTTGTTCTTTAACAGACTGGCCTTTATTGGAGAGAATAGCTCAAACTAATAAACCTATTATTGCTTCCACAGCCGGAGTAGAACTAGAAGAAATTGATAAGGTTGTAAGTTTCTTTTTACATCGAGAAAAAAATATATCTTTGATGCATTGTGTAGGTGAATATCCCACAAGAGAAGAAAATCTACAATTGAATCAAATTGAATTACTAAAACAACGGTATCCACAAATTAGAATAGGGTATTCTACTCATGAAAATCCTGATAATACTGAAGCTGTTAAAATCGCTGTAGCTAAAGGAGCTACTATTTTTGAAAAGCATGTTGGTATAGTAACACAGACCTTATCTTTAAATAATTATTCAGCCAACGCTACCCAAGTCAAAAAGTGGTTAGAATCAGCACAAGTAGCCTTAAATATGTGTGGAGTAATAGGACAAAGGCAAAACTTTAGTGAAATCGAAAAGAATAGTTTGTTCTCTTTGAGGAGAGGAGTGTTTGCCAAATATCCTATTAAAAAAGGTGAAAAGGTTGATTTAAGCAATACTTTTTTGGCAATTCCTACTACAGAGAATCAAATTACAGCTAATGATATGTCTAAATATACATATTTTTATGCTGAAGAAGATTTGCCGATAAATCAAGCTATTCTATCAGTAAATACCAAGAGAGTAGAGATTAGAGAGCAAATATATGAAATTATTCAAAAAGTTAAAAAATTGCTCAAAAAAAGCAGAGTAGTTGTACCTCAACAATTAGAATTTGAAATATCTCACCATTATGGAATTGAAAAATTTCATCAATTTGGTTGTACTCTTATTAATTATATAAATCGTGAATACTGTAAAAAATTAATTGTGGTTTTACCTGGACAAAGCCACCCAGAACAATATCACAAAATCAAAGAAGAAACATTTATTGTGCAGTATGGTGATGTCAAAATAACTATTAATGGCGAAGAAAGGAGATGTAAAGCAGGCGATATTGTAACTATAGAGAGAGGTGCTAAACATACTTTCAGTAGCGAAAATGGAACAGTATTAGAAGAAATTTCTTCAACTCATTACCAAGAAGATTCCTACTATACAGATCCAAATATTGCAGATAAAAAAGATAGAAAAACCCAACTAACTTACTGGATTAATTAG
- a CDS encoding DegT/DnrJ/EryC1/StrS aminotransferase family enzyme: protein MNEKKQLLRSQILQLVAEYYSEAFPQREFIPGETPVAVSGKVFDQQELQYLVDSSLDFWLTTGRFAAEFEEKFAQWLGIKHCLLVNSGSSANLLALTALTSPELGEKRLKPGDEIITVAAGFPTTVNPIFQNQLVPVFLDIEIPSYNIDITQLEAALSERTRGIMIAHALGNPFNINAVIEFTNKHNLWLIEDNCDALGSLYKGQKTGTFGHIATVSFYPAHHITMGEGGAVLTNDSKLKKIIESFRDWGRSCWCSPGVDNTCNKRFAWQLGELPFGYDHKYTYSHIGYNLKMTDMQAAVGLAQLEKLPQFVQARRNNFDFIYQKLVDLQDVLILPKPTDESEPSWFGFLISVKENAAFNRYELVKYLEQQKIATRLLFGGSLIRQPAYKGLRYRVAEDLTNTDYVMNNSFWLGVYPALNENILLYMIKHLYKFCSR from the coding sequence ATGAATGAGAAAAAACAACTATTGCGATCGCAAATTCTCCAATTAGTAGCTGAATACTACTCCGAAGCATTTCCACAAAGAGAATTTATACCAGGAGAAACGCCTGTAGCAGTTTCCGGGAAAGTATTCGATCAACAAGAACTACAGTATTTAGTAGATTCATCTCTAGATTTTTGGTTAACAACCGGACGTTTCGCTGCGGAATTTGAGGAGAAATTTGCCCAATGGTTAGGGATTAAACATTGTCTATTAGTAAATTCAGGCTCATCTGCTAACTTATTAGCATTAACTGCGCTAACTTCCCCAGAATTAGGAGAGAAAAGATTAAAACCTGGAGATGAAATAATAACAGTAGCGGCTGGATTCCCTACTACAGTGAATCCAATTTTTCAAAATCAATTAGTCCCAGTATTTTTAGATATAGAAATTCCTTCTTATAACATAGATATTACCCAATTAGAAGCAGCATTGTCAGAGCGCACTCGTGGGATAATGATTGCTCATGCATTAGGTAATCCATTTAACATAAACGCAGTAATTGAATTTACTAACAAACACAACTTATGGTTGATAGAAGATAATTGTGATGCCTTAGGTAGCCTATATAAAGGGCAAAAGACAGGGACATTTGGACATATAGCTACAGTAAGTTTTTATCCTGCTCATCATATTACGATGGGAGAGGGTGGAGCAGTATTAACAAATGATTCTAAATTAAAAAAAATCATAGAATCTTTTAGGGATTGGGGAAGGAGTTGTTGGTGTTCTCCTGGAGTAGATAATACTTGTAATAAAAGATTTGCTTGGCAATTAGGGGAATTACCTTTTGGATACGATCATAAATATACTTATTCTCATATTGGCTATAACTTAAAAATGACCGATATGCAAGCAGCAGTGGGCTTGGCACAGTTGGAAAAATTACCACAATTTGTACAAGCAAGAAGAAATAATTTTGATTTTATATATCAAAAATTAGTTGATTTACAAGATGTATTAATTTTGCCAAAGCCAACCGATGAATCTGAACCAAGTTGGTTTGGTTTTTTGATTTCAGTTAAAGAAAATGCTGCTTTTAATCGCTATGAGTTAGTGAAATATTTAGAACAACAGAAAATAGCAACTAGATTATTGTTTGGAGGTAGTTTAATTAGGCAACCTGCCTATAAAGGTTTAAGATATCGAGTAGCTGAAGATTTAACAAATACTGATTATGTAATGAATAACAGTTTTTGGCTTGGAGTTTATCCTGCTTTAAATGAAAACATATTATTATATATGATAAAACATTTATATAAATTCTGTAGTCGATAA
- a CDS encoding glucose-1-phosphate cytidylyltransferase, with the protein MKVVILAGGLGTRLAEETEIIPKPMVEIGGRPMLWHIMKIYAHYGFKDFYIALGYKGDYIKRYFLEYYNLNSSMTINLKDGHVDIHNNAAEDWILHLMDTGLDTMTAGRVKRLQPWLENETFMVTYGDGVANLNIKELLEFHKSHKCLATVTAVRPPARFGSLTFHGDLVDEFMEKPQAGAGWINGGFLIFQPEIFKYLNGDDDVLEVALLEKLASEGQLAAYRHYDFWQCMDTLRDKYRLKDLWDSGKPPWKVWN; encoded by the coding sequence ATGAAAGTTGTAATTTTAGCTGGAGGATTAGGAACTCGTCTGGCAGAAGAAACAGAAATCATACCAAAACCAATGGTAGAAATTGGTGGTCGCCCTATGCTTTGGCACATTATGAAAATCTATGCCCATTATGGGTTTAAAGATTTTTATATTGCTTTGGGCTATAAAGGCGATTATATTAAACGCTATTTTTTAGAGTATTACAATCTAAATTCTAGTATGACTATTAATTTAAAAGATGGTCATGTAGATATTCATAATAACGCCGCCGAGGATTGGATTCTGCATCTCATGGACACAGGGTTAGACACCATGACAGCAGGTAGAGTTAAAAGATTACAGCCTTGGTTAGAGAATGAAACATTTATGGTTACCTATGGTGATGGAGTTGCTAATTTAAATATTAAGGAATTATTAGAATTTCACAAATCTCATAAATGTTTAGCAACCGTAACCGCAGTACGTCCTCCAGCTCGTTTTGGTAGTTTAACTTTTCATGGTGATTTGGTAGATGAATTTATGGAAAAGCCTCAAGCGGGAGCAGGTTGGATTAATGGAGGATTTTTAATTTTTCAACCTGAAATTTTTAAATATTTAAATGGAGATGATGATGTTTTAGAAGTTGCATTATTAGAAAAACTTGCTAGTGAAGGGCAATTAGCTGCCTATCGTCATTATGATTTCTGGCAGTGTATGGATACTTTGAGAGATAAGTACAGATTAAAAGATTTATGGGATAGTGGTAAACCTCCTTGGAAAGTATGGAATTAA
- a CDS encoding NAD-dependent epimerase/dehydratase — protein MINSSNFWQDRPIFITGATGLVGSWLVKHLLTVGADIVCLVRDWIPQSFLIQSGALEKVKVVRGDIIDQALLERILVEYEINTVIHLAAQTVVGVANRNPISTFETNIAGTWRLLEACRYSSTVKQIIVASSDKAYGEQIQLPYDENAPLKGTHPYDVSKSCADLITQTYAHTYNLPVAIARCGNFYGGGDLNWSRIVPGTIKSILKGKPPLIRSNGSFIRDYLYVEDGATAYMLLAEKLSQHPELKGEAFNFSLEVKLTVLDLVEKILALMHSDLKPEILNQASNEIKDQYLSSQKSRKVLSWYPLFDLDTGLEKTINWYQEILK, from the coding sequence ATGATAAATAGCTCTAATTTCTGGCAAGATAGACCAATTTTTATTACAGGTGCAACGGGATTAGTTGGTAGTTGGTTAGTTAAACATTTATTGACCGTTGGTGCGGATATTGTTTGTTTAGTTAGAGACTGGATTCCTCAAAGTTTTTTGATACAAAGTGGAGCCTTGGAAAAAGTTAAAGTTGTTAGAGGCGATATTATCGATCAAGCTCTATTAGAAAGAATTTTAGTAGAATATGAAATTAATACTGTTATTCATTTAGCAGCACAAACTGTTGTAGGAGTTGCTAATCGTAACCCGATTTCCACTTTTGAAACTAATATTGCTGGTACTTGGCGTTTACTTGAAGCTTGCCGTTATAGTTCTACAGTCAAACAAATTATTGTAGCATCTTCAGATAAAGCTTATGGGGAACAGATACAGTTACCTTATGATGAAAATGCTCCTTTAAAAGGTACACATCCCTATGATGTAAGTAAATCTTGTGCTGATTTAATTACTCAAACTTACGCCCATACTTATAATTTACCAGTAGCGATCGCCCGATGTGGCAACTTCTATGGTGGAGGAGATTTAAACTGGAGTCGAATTGTGCCAGGAACAATTAAATCTATCTTAAAAGGAAAACCACCACTCATTAGATCTAATGGTTCATTTATCAGAGATTATTTATATGTAGAAGATGGTGCAACAGCTTATATGTTATTAGCTGAAAAGTTATCACAGCATCCTGAATTGAAAGGCGAAGCATTTAACTTTTCTCTAGAAGTAAAATTAACAGTTTTAGATTTAGTAGAAAAAATATTAGCATTAATGCATTCAGATTTGAAACCTGAAATTTTAAATCAAGCAAGCAATGAAATTAAAGATCAATACTTATCCAGCCAAAAATCGAGAAAAGTATTAAGTTGGTATCCATTATTCGATCTAGATACAGGATTAGAAAAAACTATTAATTGGTATCAGGAGATTTTAAAGTAA
- a CDS encoding putative acetolactate synthase large subunit, protein MIKLSDYVIQFIANLGVEHIFLLPGGGCMHLLDSVGRCQQLKYICNLHEQACAIAAEAYGQYTNNLGVALVTTGPGGTNTLTGVAGAWLDSTPCLFISGQVKTADLVGRRGVRQMGFQEINIVEMVKPITKYAVVVTDPKTIRYHLEKAVYLAKNGRPGPVWIDIPLDIQAAQIEESELVGFDKQELEKPIDTNLLQQQIDETIRLLNQSERPCILVGNGVRLAGAIEDFLQLIEILQIPVLTTWKAIDFLPESHWLFAGRPGAIGQRGANFTQQNSDLLISIGARLDFGQTGYNHQNFARGAKKIIVDIDHNEISKMMMPIDVPVYADAGNFIEYFLLQKDKIISQNRSSWLNRCKDWQAKYPVILSEYWHESDRVNNYVLIDVLSEEMSEDDLLIPGSSGACSEITMQGFKVKPGMRIFNTEGLGAMGFGIASAIGGCLASGGEHTICIDGDGGFIMNVQELETVKRLKLPIKFFILNNDGYVSIQNTQRNYFQGRYVASNHISGLTLPELSKISAAFDIHYSQIANHREIREKVREVLNSPSACICEVLISPNQFTAPRITSTSKPDGTMVSKPLEDMWPFLEREEFLANMIVTPIEE, encoded by the coding sequence ATGATCAAACTCTCTGATTATGTAATTCAGTTCATTGCCAATTTGGGAGTAGAACATATTTTTTTACTTCCAGGAGGAGGCTGTATGCATCTACTAGACTCTGTGGGTAGATGTCAGCAATTAAAATATATTTGCAATCTTCACGAACAAGCTTGCGCGATCGCAGCTGAAGCGTATGGACAATACACCAACAACTTAGGAGTAGCTTTAGTCACCACAGGGCCAGGGGGAACAAATACTCTTACTGGAGTTGCTGGAGCTTGGTTAGATTCTACACCTTGTTTATTTATCTCAGGTCAAGTTAAAACTGCTGATTTGGTAGGTAGGCGCGGTGTAAGACAGATGGGGTTTCAGGAAATAAATATTGTAGAGATGGTGAAACCAATTACTAAATATGCCGTAGTAGTGACAGACCCCAAAACCATCCGTTATCACCTCGAAAAAGCTGTTTACCTAGCCAAAAATGGTAGACCTGGGCCAGTGTGGATTGATATTCCCTTGGATATTCAAGCTGCTCAAATAGAAGAATCTGAGTTAGTTGGCTTTGATAAACAGGAATTAGAAAAACCAATTGATACAAATTTACTACAACAACAGATCGATGAAACTATTAGGCTATTAAACCAGTCAGAAAGACCCTGTATCTTAGTTGGTAACGGAGTTAGACTAGCCGGAGCGATAGAAGATTTCTTACAGTTAATCGAAATCCTCCAAATTCCAGTTCTCACCACATGGAAAGCTATTGACTTTTTGCCGGAATCTCACTGGTTATTTGCCGGTAGACCTGGAGCGATCGGACAGCGAGGAGCTAACTTTACTCAACAAAACTCTGACTTATTAATAAGTATTGGAGCTAGGCTAGATTTCGGACAAACTGGATACAATCATCAAAATTTTGCGCGTGGAGCTAAAAAAATTATTGTTGATATCGACCATAATGAAATTAGCAAAATGATGATGCCTATTGATGTCCCTGTCTATGCCGATGCAGGTAATTTTATCGAATATTTTTTGCTGCAAAAAGACAAAATTATCTCTCAAAACCGTAGTAGTTGGCTCAATCGTTGCAAAGATTGGCAAGCTAAATATCCTGTAATCCTCTCTGAATATTGGCACGAGTCAGATAGAGTTAATAACTACGTTCTTATTGATGTTTTATCTGAAGAAATGTCTGAAGATGATTTATTAATTCCTGGTAGTTCAGGAGCTTGTAGTGAAATTACCATGCAAGGGTTTAAAGTTAAGCCTGGAATGCGGATTTTTAATACCGAAGGGCTTGGAGCTATGGGTTTTGGTATTGCATCTGCTATTGGCGGCTGTTTAGCAAGTGGAGGAGAGCATACCATCTGTATTGATGGAGATGGCGGGTTTATTATGAATGTTCAAGAACTAGAAACTGTTAAGAGATTAAAACTACCTATTAAATTTTTTATTCTAAACAACGACGGTTATGTTTCTATTCAAAATACACAAAGAAATTATTTTCAAGGCAGATATGTCGCTAGTAATCATATTAGCGGTCTAACTTTACCTGAGCTTAGTAAAATTAGTGCAGCTTTTGATATTCATTATAGCCAAATAGCTAATCATCGAGAAATTAGAGAAAAGGTGAGAGAGGTATTAAATTCACCTTCAGCCTGTATTTGTGAAGTTCTAATATCACCTAATCAATTTACCGCTCCTCGTATTACTTCCACAAGCAAACCAGATGGTACTATGGTTTCTAAACCGCTTGAAGATATGTGGCCTTTTTTAGAGAGAGAAGAGTTTTTGGCTAATATGATTGTTACTCCTATTGAGGAATAA